One window of the Klebsiella sp. WP3-W18-ESBL-02 genome contains the following:
- the upp gene encoding uracil phosphoribosyltransferase has translation MKIVEVKHPLVKHKLGLMRENDISTKRFRELASEVGSLLTYEATADLETEKVTIEGWNGPVEIDQIKGKKITVVPILRAGLGMMDGVLENVPSARISVVGIYRNEETLEPVPYFQKLVSNIDERMALIVDPMLATGGSVIATIDLLKNAGCTSIKVLVLVAAPEGIAALEKAHPDIELYTASIDQGLNEHGYIIPGLGDAGDKIFGTK, from the coding sequence ATGAAGATTGTGGAAGTGAAACACCCACTCGTCAAACACAAGCTGGGCCTGATGCGTGAGAACGACATTAGTACCAAACGCTTCCGTGAACTCGCCTCCGAAGTCGGCAGCCTGCTGACTTATGAAGCCACCGCCGATCTGGAAACGGAAAAGGTCACTATCGAAGGCTGGAACGGCCCGGTAGAAATCGACCAGATTAAGGGTAAGAAAATTACCGTTGTGCCAATCCTGCGCGCAGGCCTGGGCATGATGGACGGTGTACTGGAAAACGTTCCGAGCGCGCGTATCAGCGTAGTCGGTATCTACCGTAATGAAGAAACGCTTGAGCCAGTACCGTATTTCCAGAAGCTGGTGTCCAACATTGATGAGCGTATGGCGCTGATCGTTGACCCTATGCTGGCGACCGGCGGCTCTGTTATCGCGACCATCGATCTGCTGAAAAATGCGGGTTGCACCAGCATTAAGGTGCTGGTACTGGTTGCCGCGCCGGAAGGTATCGCGGCGCTGGAAAAAGCGCATCCGGACATCGAGCTGTATACCGCGTCGATCGACCAGGGGCTGAACGAGCACGGATACATTATTCCGGGCCTCGGCGATGCCGGTGATAAGATTTTTGGTACGAAGTAA